Proteins found in one Amphiura filiformis chromosome 14, Afil_fr2py, whole genome shotgun sequence genomic segment:
- the LOC140170337 gene encoding uncharacterized protein, whose product MVTENIGSGSSESSPSTVSPNANTLDTEKSPPLSPKETPYTPTNHTPENILVVHLNSNILPEYGPSNDGSTTSDFTSTAKKNTSEIPQEYLPPRKRHKIYLEAISTNVSSASTPSDTSDIYNMRASSPSPHEMSDKGKNRDVSPEGLNGLTLLAMECARQQPAGLASSSPATVTTPEIRNTPSVLTPLLADGSANVERIKVSQPSEQENNVGLTAPTLSTSTKDSLSLSDQLNTANINNSTQEETLPVCSTNDMLAGYESGKSAFMRVKSSKVQTRQTLQSYENASSFANPTPQGTSTTSLPSMSYLARHISNSNLPNGLDVSEEKQISSASLTAASPIFTFPNSSNVTYTKGLYLPSTVRMSSTISVPGMRPYPPQGYGNNGISSPNGPFSLLGVDMDHQSRCQTLLPHFNGLHAACYSQPQQVMTQNRDSKIPYPQPQPIMNSVVTSSPSASLSSESPSASLSRDRNVNVQQQLMTSTMSAQMMANSMVTTSPSLATTEDQTLSIGHQLSTSLTLNRSMGQQGCSPSDIATTSAISPNGIITFPVTLNGLSTTLPIPVPLPHRPDSIRPTINSTILQYQNVPFTQQCNVIRPKVKQTVFEATVVSKPCLPQNIPPSTTLPANTTSSPILPPVARQQSAVPAHSQATQLSIQTLPTSVLSVTPPESHVPNMPTSAVSVLSAAILPSNTSEYINTAFLPQVTPVNTSSGLDDTASLMNLPTTHNCQIPLPLAPEAILQGTQLNGFSMPLNANLDSSQIPFPGHVNGYAFPLNGTVREAINAATIGGQYNDTYAPLKRAPGRTQLANHISSGMHMGETSFLCDVCNKVFPLQRLLKRHMKCHNASKKYQCAYCSKGFNDTFDLKRHVRTHTGVRPYKCEQCGKSFTQRCSLESHLNKVHGRDSSYSYKERRSKIFVCEECGHTTTNSDKHYDHVKVNHPESNELRRYQDKMQLKRLVMDNSSSSSGDSGGSSPTLSPEHGSNDGFPQHVESGNE is encoded by the exons CGAAAAAGAACACGTCTGAAATACCACAAGAGTATCTGCCTCCACGCAAGCGGCACAAGATTTATCTGGAAGCAATATCCACTAACGTTTCAAGTGCTTCGACACCGTCTGATACCAGTGATATCTATAACATGAGAGCCTCATCGCCTTCACCGCATGAAATGAGTGACAAAGGAAAGAATCGAGATGTTTCTCCAGAAGGTCTGAACGGATTGACCCTATTAGCCATGGAATGTGCTCGCCAACAACCAGCAGGCCTTGCGTCTTCATCTCCCGCCACCGTGACAACACCAGAGATCAGAAACACTCCCAGTGTTCTTACACCTCTCTTAGCTGACGGTAGTGCCAATGTTGAAAGAATTAAAGTATCTCAACCATCAGAACAGGAGAACAATGTTGGCCTCACTGCGCCAACGTTATCTACTAGTACTAAGGACTCTCTGTCGTTAAGCGATCAGTTGAATACTGCCAACATCAATAACAGTACCCAAGAAGAGACTTTACCCGTGTGTAGCACAAATGACATGCTTGCAGGGTACGAATCGGGTAAAAGTGCATTTATGCGTGTAAAGTCGTCAAAAGTACAAACTAGACAaactttgcaaagttatgaaaaCGCTTCGTCGTTTGCAAATCCTACTCCACAGGGTACCAGTACTACATCCCTTCCATCAATGAGCTATTTGGCACGACATATCTCTAACAGTAATCTTCCGAACGGTTTGGATGTATCAGAAGAAAAGCAGATCTCTTCCGCGTCTCTCACTGCGGCATCCCCAATCTTTACATTTCCCAATTCGTCAAACGTGACGTATACGAAAGGACTTTATCTTCCCTCGACTGTGCGTATGTCTTCAACAATAAGTGTGCCTGGTATGCGACCATATCCACCTCAAGGATATGGTAACAATGGTATTTCATCTCCAAATGGACCATTTTCGTTACTTGGCGTGGATATGGATCATCAGAGTAGATGTCAAACACTTCTGCCTCACTTCAATGGCTTACATGCTGCATGTTATTCGCAACCACAACAAGTCATGACGCAGAATCGAGACTCAAAGATACCGTACCCACAGCCACAGCCAATAATGAATTCAGTGGTGACATCAAGCCCGTCGGCAAGTCTCTCTAGCGAAAGCCCGTCGGCAAGTCTCTCTAGAGATAGGAATGTAAACGTCCAACAACAACTGATGACATCCACGATGTCAGCACAAATGATGGCCAACTCGATGGTTACTACGAGTCCATCGTTGGCAACTACTGAAGATCAGACTCTTAGTATCGGCCATCAGTTGTCGACATCTCTGACGTTGAATCGATCAATGGGTCAGCAAGGATGCTCCCCGTCAGATATTGCAACCACCAGTGCAATCTCACCAAATGGCATTATAACATTTCCGGTAACTTTGAACGGACTATCCACTACGTTGCCAATTCCAGTGCCGCTCCCTCATAGACCCGATTCTATCCGCCCGACAATCAACTCTACGATACTTCAGTACCAAAATGTACCCTTTACGCAACAATGCAATGTTATCCGTCCAAAAGTAAAACAGACTGTCTTTGAAGCAACTGTTGTAAGCAAACCATGTTTGCCCCAAAACATTCCACCAAGTACTACACTGCCTGCCAACACTACTTCATCGCCAATTCTGCCTCCTGTAGCGCGGCAACAAAGTGCTGTTCCAGCACATTCGCAAGCAACTCAACTCAGTATTCAAACTCTCCCGACATCAGTATTGTCAGTAACTCCTCCAGAGTCACACGTGCCAAATATGCCTACCTCAGCCGTATCAGTACTATCTGCAGCCATCTTGCCATCAAATACATCTGAATATATTAATACCGCGTTTCTACCACAAGTGACGCCGGTAAATACATCGTCTGGACTTGATGATACCGCGTCATTGATGAACTTGCCAACCACGCACAATTGCCAAATTCCATTACCTCTTGCCCCGGAAGCTATACTCCAAGGGACGCAACTGAACGGCTTCTCTATGCCACTAAATGCGAACTTAGACTCTTCTCAAATCCCATTCCCTGGTCATGTCAACGGCTACGCCTTTCCTCTAAATGGAACTGTGCGAGAAGCTATAAATGCAGCCACAATAGGTGGTCAGTATAATGACACATATGCTCCTCTGAAACGTGCTCCAGGTAGAACTCAACTTGCCAATCATATATCATCAGGAATGCATATGGGAGAGACTAGTTTCCTATGTGATGTCTGCAATAAGGTGTTCCCGCTCCAAAGATTGCTGAAACGTCACATGAAATGTCATAATGCCTCGAAGAAGTATCAATGTGCGTATTGCAGTAAAGGCTTCAATGATACGTTTGACCTGAAGAGACACGTCAGAACCCACACAG GCGTCCGTCCATACAAGTGTGAACAGTGTGGCAAATCCTTCACTCAGCGATGTTCACTTGAATCTCACCTCAACAAAGTCCACGGTAGAGACAGCTCGTATTCCTACAAGGAACGTCGCAGCAAGATCTTCGTATGCGAGGAATGCGGTCATACAACTACCAATTCAGACAAACACTATGACCACGTCAAGGTGAACCATCCAGAGAGTAATGAGCTACGTAGGTACCAGGACAAGATGCAGCTTAAGAGGTTAGTGATGGATAACTCTTCGTCATCGTCTGGAGATAGTGGTGGTAGTAGCCCAACCTTGTCTCCGGAGCACGGAAGTAACGACGGCTTTCCACAACACGTAGAGTCTGGTAATGAATAA